The Pseudomonas extremaustralis genome contains a region encoding:
- a CDS encoding magnesium and cobalt transport protein CorA codes for MGRVVAAAVYSAGKKVTDITLDEGAAWAAKPGHFVWIGLEEPSALELANLQRQFNLHELAIEDALEKHSRPKLETFGDALFIVTYSPVRENGKLIFIETHIFAGSGYIITARNGHSASYGFVRQRCEARPLLLEHGEDFVLYALLDFVTGNYQPVSETIHAEIDELERNVLCSSLSERDIQNLHGLRRDVLRLKRYVAPMVEISQELQKLSFPFIDKNMRPYFRDVQIHVTRQMEDLTTLRDIASQTIEIGVLLEASRQSVVQRKFAAWAAILAFPTAVAGIYGMNFQNMPELQWHYGYFAVLGFIATGCTGLWASFKRSGWL; via the coding sequence ATGGGTAGAGTTGTCGCGGCCGCCGTTTACAGCGCCGGAAAAAAAGTTACTGATATCACCCTTGACGAAGGCGCGGCCTGGGCTGCCAAACCGGGCCACTTTGTGTGGATCGGCCTCGAAGAACCCAGCGCCCTGGAACTGGCCAACCTGCAGCGCCAGTTCAATCTGCATGAACTGGCCATCGAAGACGCCCTGGAGAAACACAGCCGACCGAAGCTGGAAACCTTCGGCGATGCGCTGTTTATCGTGACCTATTCACCGGTGCGCGAGAACGGCAAGCTGATATTTATCGAGACCCATATCTTTGCCGGCAGCGGCTATATCATCACGGCGCGCAACGGTCATTCGGCGTCCTACGGCTTTGTACGTCAGCGCTGTGAGGCGCGGCCGCTATTGCTGGAGCATGGGGAAGATTTCGTACTCTACGCGCTGCTGGATTTCGTCACCGGAAACTATCAACCCGTCAGCGAGACAATCCACGCCGAGATCGATGAGCTGGAGCGCAACGTGCTGTGCAGTTCACTGAGCGAGCGCGATATTCAGAACCTCCACGGTTTGCGCCGCGACGTGCTGCGACTCAAGCGGTATGTGGCGCCGATGGTGGAGATCAGCCAGGAGCTGCAGAAACTGAGTTTCCCGTTCATCGACAAGAACATGCGCCCGTATTTCCGTGACGTGCAAATCCACGTGACACGGCAGATGGAAGACCTCACCACCCTGCGCGATATCGCCAGCCAGACCATCGAAATCGGTGTGCTGCTCGAGGCCTCGCGCCAGAGCGTGGTGCAGCGCAAGTTCGCCGCATGGGCGGCGATCCTGGCGTTCCCCACGGCGGTAGCGGGGATCTATGGGATGAACTTCCAGAACATGCCCGAGCTGCAATGGCACTACGGCTATTTTGCAGTGCTCGGGTTTATTGCCACGGGATGCACGGGCTTGTGGGCCAGCTTCAAGCGCTCGGGCTGGCTTTAA
- a CDS encoding EAL domain-containing protein: MLTPSHNPQLIRQSKIEQALHQVDIEQEFSLVFQPVIDLRSRRTVAFEALARWSSLELGDVPPCQFIPIAERIGLINRLSTHLLGKALMIAADWPPHISLSFNLSTHDCASDEVAEQIVSIIQESNFDPRRLDLEITETAIMQDVVKVQHSIDRFCRLGCGVALDDFGTGYSSLSQLLSLAFTKIKIDRAFVIGIDENPVSYKIVKSLVALSRDMQLECIVEGVETREELEALISLGCFFVQGYYFARPMCHSDINGWLKENSMAGDVSEASVKR, from the coding sequence ATGCTCACACCGTCCCACAATCCACAACTGATACGGCAAAGCAAGATCGAACAAGCCTTGCATCAGGTCGATATTGAGCAAGAATTCAGCCTGGTTTTTCAGCCGGTGATTGATTTGCGTAGCCGCCGGACTGTCGCGTTCGAAGCATTGGCACGTTGGAGCAGCCTGGAGCTGGGTGACGTCCCGCCCTGTCAATTTATTCCGATTGCCGAGCGGATCGGTTTAATCAATCGCTTGAGCACTCATCTGCTTGGCAAGGCCTTGATGATTGCCGCTGATTGGCCCCCGCACATCAGTCTTTCTTTTAACTTGTCTACACACGACTGCGCGTCGGACGAAGTGGCCGAGCAAATAGTTTCAATTATTCAGGAAAGTAACTTTGATCCCCGGCGACTGGATCTGGAAATAACTGAAACAGCCATTATGCAAGATGTTGTTAAAGTGCAGCATTCTATTGATCGATTCTGCCGGTTAGGTTGCGGTGTTGCCCTTGATGATTTCGGTACTGGATACTCCAGTCTGAGCCAGTTACTGTCGTTGGCGTTTACCAAGATAAAAATAGATCGGGCTTTTGTCATAGGGATTGATGAAAACCCGGTCAGCTACAAAATCGTAAAGTCGCTGGTCGCTTTAAGCAGGGATATGCAGCTGGAATGTATAGTCGAGGGCGTGGAAACCCGTGAGGAGTTGGAGGCGCTGATTAGTCTGGGGTGTTTTTTTGTTCAGGGCTATTACTTTGCGCGGCCTATGTGTCATTCGGATATAAATGGCTGGCTTAAAGAAAATTCAATGGCGGGTGATGTGTCGGAAGCGAGTGTCAAGCGCTGA
- a CDS encoding helix-turn-helix domain-containing protein yields the protein MKQNATITIGKRIKHLRLDNKWTQASLAEALGCESMTVSRYERGEYAPSIEMLEQIARVLGVGLDAFFSNQDPAEPTTANLRHHLCDIAYQADEISLKEIVGAAKRILRNRVQEKYTDRSTQ from the coding sequence ATGAAGCAGAATGCCACCATCACTATAGGCAAGCGAATCAAGCACTTACGACTAGACAATAAATGGACACAAGCCTCCCTTGCGGAAGCATTGGGGTGCGAGTCAATGACCGTGAGTCGTTACGAGAGAGGCGAATACGCCCCAAGCATCGAGATGCTGGAGCAAATCGCCAGGGTCCTGGGAGTGGGACTGGATGCGTTTTTCTCCAATCAGGATCCTGCTGAACCCACCACGGCGAACCTCCGCCACCACCTATGCGACATTGCCTACCAGGCTGATGAAATCTCGCTGAAAGAAATTGTTGGGGCGGCCAAGAGAATCCTGAGAAATCGAGTGCAAGAGAAATATACGGACCGGTCTACCCAATAG
- a CDS encoding crotonase/enoyl-CoA hydratase family protein, whose product MSELISYHLEDGIATLTLSNGKVNAISPAVVNAFNEALDQAEKDRAVVIITGTPGILSGGYDLKVMTAGPKEAVGLVTAGSTLARRLLSHPFPVIVACPGHAVAKGAFLLLSADYRIGVEGPFSIGLNEVAIGMTMHHAGIELARDRLRKSAFHRSVINAEIFDPQGALGAGFLDKVVAPEELHAAALEAARQLKKLNMNAHKQTKLKVRKALLEALDDAILQDQGHILS is encoded by the coding sequence ATGAGTGAGTTGATCTCCTACCACCTGGAAGACGGTATCGCGACCCTGACGTTGAGCAACGGCAAGGTGAATGCGATTTCTCCTGCGGTGGTCAATGCCTTTAATGAAGCGCTGGACCAGGCGGAGAAAGACCGGGCGGTGGTGATCATCACCGGCACGCCGGGGATCTTGTCGGGTGGTTATGATTTGAAGGTGATGACGGCCGGTCCTAAAGAGGCGGTCGGCCTGGTGACGGCGGGCTCGACGCTGGCGCGTCGTCTGTTGTCGCACCCGTTCCCGGTGATTGTGGCGTGCCCAGGACATGCGGTGGCCAAGGGCGCGTTCCTGCTGTTGTCGGCGGATTATCGAATTGGGGTGGAAGGCCCGTTCAGCATTGGCCTGAATGAAGTGGCGATTGGCATGACCATGCACCACGCCGGTATCGAGTTGGCGCGGGATCGTCTGCGTAAGTCGGCGTTTCATCGCTCGGTGATCAATGCCGAGATATTCGACCCACAAGGTGCCTTGGGTGCCGGCTTCCTCGATAAAGTGGTGGCCCCGGAAGAGCTGCATGCGGCCGCGCTGGAAGCGGCACGCCAGTTGAAGAAGCTCAATATGAACGCCCACAAGCAAACCAAGCTGAAAGTGCGTAAGGCGCTGCTGGAAGCGCTGGACGATGCAATCCTCCAGGATCAAGGCCATATTTTGAGTTAA
- a CDS encoding amidotransferase, protein MSLRVCILETDILRPGLIDQYQGYGQMFKRLFAKQPIPAEFVVYNVVQGEYPSDDEVFDAYLVTGSKADSFGTDPWIQTLKTYLLKRYERGDKLLGICFGHQLLALLLGGKTERAGQGWGMGIHDYKLDAKAPWMSPEVPELTLLISHQDQVTTLPDNATVIASSEFCPFAAYHIGDQVLCFQGHPEFIHDYSRELLEILQTTLGEKVYTNGVASLERDHHGVTVAEWMMRFVAHKPEAKVKASPSA, encoded by the coding sequence ATGTCGCTACGCGTCTGCATCCTGGAAACCGATATCCTGCGTCCAGGCTTGATCGATCAATACCAAGGGTACGGGCAGATGTTCAAGCGCCTGTTCGCCAAACAGCCGATCCCCGCTGAGTTTGTCGTGTACAACGTGGTGCAGGGTGAATACCCATCGGACGACGAAGTGTTCGACGCCTACCTGGTGACTGGCAGCAAAGCCGACTCCTTCGGTACCGACCCTTGGATACAGACCCTCAAGACTTACCTGCTCAAACGCTATGAACGCGGCGACAAGTTGCTGGGCATCTGCTTCGGCCACCAATTGCTGGCGTTGCTGCTGGGCGGCAAGACCGAACGCGCCGGCCAGGGTTGGGGCATGGGCATCCACGACTACAAACTCGATGCCAAGGCCCCGTGGATGAGTCCCGAGGTGCCAGAGCTGACGCTACTGATCAGCCACCAGGATCAGGTGACGACCTTGCCGGACAATGCCACAGTCATCGCCTCCAGCGAATTTTGCCCGTTCGCCGCGTACCACATCGGCGACCAGGTGCTGTGCTTCCAAGGCCATCCAGAATTTATCCACGATTATTCCCGCGAGTTGCTGGAGATTCTTCAGACGACTCTGGGCGAAAAGGTCTACACCAACGGTGTGGCGAGCCTGGAGCGCGACCACCACGGCGTCACCGTGGCGGAATGGATGATGCGCTTTGTGGCCCACAAGCCCGAGGCGAAGGTTAAAGCCAGCCCGAGCGCTTGA
- a CDS encoding lysophospholipid acyltransferase family protein, which yields MLFLLRMLLMSLHFMFAGVLGVLIGICRPFNPDNSRLCARLYALPAMWLLGLKVKADVDSLRHKPGTCVIIANHQSNYDLFVLGTVVPHRTVCIAKKSLKWVPLFGQLFWLAGNVLIDRGNAHQARRAMLTTTRTLQHEDTSIWVFPEGTRNLGKGLLPFKKGAFHMAIAAGVPIVQVCVSNYVTHMRLNRWNSGDVLIRSLPPIPTVGLTSDDIPRLMQACQAQMDACIKAMDLELKSAGAPRGL from the coding sequence ATGCTTTTTCTGTTGCGTATGTTGTTGATGAGCCTGCATTTTATGTTCGCCGGCGTGCTGGGCGTGCTGATCGGTATCTGCCGACCGTTCAACCCGGACAACAGCCGCCTATGTGCTCGCCTCTATGCGCTGCCGGCCATGTGGCTGCTGGGCCTGAAGGTGAAGGCCGATGTGGACTCGCTGCGCCACAAGCCCGGCACCTGCGTGATCATCGCCAACCACCAGTCCAACTATGATCTGTTTGTATTGGGCACCGTGGTGCCCCATCGCACCGTGTGTATCGCCAAGAAAAGCCTGAAATGGGTGCCGCTGTTCGGCCAGTTGTTCTGGCTGGCGGGCAATGTGTTGATCGACCGTGGCAATGCGCACCAGGCGCGTCGCGCGATGCTGACCACAACCCGAACCTTGCAACATGAAGACACGTCGATCTGGGTGTTTCCAGAAGGCACGCGCAACCTGGGCAAAGGCTTGCTGCCGTTCAAGAAAGGCGCATTCCATATGGCGATTGCCGCCGGCGTGCCCATCGTGCAGGTATGTGTCAGTAACTACGTCACCCATATGCGGCTTAATCGCTGGAACAGCGGCGATGTGCTCATACGCTCGTTGCCGCCGATTCCTACAGTCGGGCTGACCTCGGATGACATCCCTCGGTTAATGCAGGCCTGTCAGGCGCAGATGGACGCGTGCATCAAGGCGATGGACCTTGAACTGAAAAGCGCCGGGGCACCGCGCGGTCTGTAG
- a CDS encoding 3-hydroxyacyl-CoA dehydrogenase NAD-binding domain-containing protein: MTDAIRYEKGQDQIVVLTLDMPGQSANTMNAAYREAMAATVARLEAEKDSIAGVIITSAKKTFFAGGDLNELIKVDKAHAKEFYASVRVLKAQLRRLETLGKPVVAAINGAALGGGWEICLACHYRVALDDKSVQLGLPEVTLGLLPGGGGVVRMVRLLGLEKALPYLLEGKKIRPQQALQAGLINELAADRTELLAKSRAWILANPQARQPWDNKAYQIPGGTPSNPKVAQMLAIAPSILRSKTNGCFPAPEKILCAAVEGAQVDFDTAHLIETRYFTELVTGQVAKNMIGTFWFQLNQINAGSSRPQGFAPYVTRKVGVLGAGMMGAGIAYASACAGIDVVLKDIDLAAAEKGKAHSAALLDKKVSRGQLTAEQRENTLARIHPTQDDADLAGCDLIIEAVFEDRELKARVSAAAQRVVGADAVIASNTSTLPISGLATAVPDQGKFIGLHFFSPVDKMPLVEIIKGAHTSDETLARGFDFVLQINKTPIVVNDSRGFFTSRVFGTFTNEGIAMLGEGVAAPMIETEARKAGMPVGPLAVSDEVSLSLMSHIRQQAVKDLQAEGKAVPTHPATAVIDLLVNEYKRMGKAAGGGFYEYPAGGQKYLWPELKRRFEQPGQQISPQDIRDRLLFIQAIETVRCVEEGVLMSTADANVGSIFGIGFAAWSGGALQFINQYGLNDFIARARYLAEQYGDRFTPPALLLEKAAQGAMF, from the coding sequence ATGACCGACGCGATTCGTTACGAAAAAGGCCAGGACCAGATCGTGGTACTGACCCTCGACATGCCCGGCCAGAGCGCCAACACCATGAACGCCGCATACCGCGAGGCCATGGCAGCCACTGTTGCGCGCCTGGAGGCGGAAAAAGACAGCATCGCCGGGGTGATCATCACCTCGGCGAAAAAGACGTTTTTTGCCGGCGGCGACCTCAATGAACTGATCAAGGTCGACAAGGCCCACGCCAAGGAGTTCTACGCCAGTGTGCGGGTGTTGAAGGCACAACTGCGCCGTCTGGAAACTCTGGGCAAACCGGTGGTGGCCGCGATCAATGGCGCTGCGCTGGGGGGCGGCTGGGAGATTTGCCTGGCGTGCCATTACCGCGTTGCGCTGGACGACAAATCGGTGCAACTGGGGTTGCCGGAAGTCACCCTCGGCCTGCTGCCTGGCGGCGGCGGAGTAGTGCGCATGGTGCGCCTGCTCGGTCTGGAAAAGGCTTTGCCGTATTTGCTGGAAGGCAAGAAAATCCGCCCGCAACAGGCGCTGCAAGCCGGTTTGATCAATGAGCTGGCGGCGGATCGTACCGAGCTGCTGGCCAAATCCCGTGCCTGGATTCTTGCCAATCCGCAGGCCAGACAACCGTGGGACAACAAGGCTTACCAGATCCCTGGTGGCACGCCGTCGAACCCGAAAGTCGCGCAGATGCTCGCGATTGCACCGTCGATATTGCGCAGCAAAACCAACGGCTGCTTCCCGGCCCCGGAAAAAATCCTCTGCGCCGCCGTGGAGGGCGCCCAAGTGGATTTCGACACCGCGCACCTGATCGAAACTCGCTACTTCACTGAGCTGGTCACCGGGCAGGTGGCGAAAAACATGATCGGCACCTTCTGGTTCCAGCTCAATCAAATTAATGCCGGCAGCTCGCGACCACAGGGCTTTGCGCCTTACGTGACGCGCAAAGTCGGCGTGCTCGGCGCCGGGATGATGGGCGCCGGGATTGCATATGCAAGTGCCTGTGCGGGCATCGACGTGGTGCTCAAGGACATCGACCTGGCGGCGGCCGAGAAGGGCAAGGCGCACTCGGCTGCGCTGCTGGACAAGAAGGTCAGTCGTGGGCAATTGACCGCCGAGCAGCGGGAAAACACCCTGGCGCGTATTCATCCTACGCAGGATGACGCCGACCTGGCCGGCTGCGACCTGATCATCGAAGCGGTGTTCGAAGACCGCGAACTCAAGGCCAGGGTCTCTGCCGCCGCGCAACGCGTGGTCGGCGCCGACGCAGTGATCGCCTCCAACACCTCCACCTTGCCCATCAGCGGGCTGGCGACGGCAGTGCCCGATCAAGGTAAGTTTATCGGCCTGCACTTCTTCAGCCCGGTGGACAAAATGCCCCTGGTGGAAATCATCAAGGGCGCCCATACCTCGGACGAAACCCTGGCCCGAGGTTTTGATTTCGTCCTGCAAATCAACAAAACCCCGATCGTGGTCAACGACAGCCGTGGCTTCTTTACCTCGCGGGTGTTCGGCACCTTTACCAACGAAGGCATTGCCATGCTTGGCGAAGGCGTTGCCGCACCGATGATCGAGACCGAAGCGCGCAAGGCTGGTATGCCGGTTGGGCCGCTGGCGGTGTCTGACGAAGTGTCGCTGAGCCTGATGAGCCATATCCGACAGCAGGCGGTCAAGGATCTGCAGGCCGAGGGTAAAGCCGTGCCGACTCATCCGGCGACCGCGGTGATCGACCTGTTGGTGAACGAATACAAACGCATGGGCAAGGCCGCCGGGGGCGGTTTCTATGAGTACCCGGCAGGTGGGCAGAAGTATTTGTGGCCGGAATTGAAACGCCGCTTCGAGCAGCCCGGCCAACAGATTTCGCCACAGGATATACGTGACCGTTTGTTGTTTATCCAGGCCATCGAGACCGTGCGCTGCGTGGAGGAGGGGGTGTTGATGTCCACGGCGGACGCCAACGTGGGCTCGATCTTCGGGATCGGCTTTGCGGCCTGGAGTGGCGGCGCGTTGCAGTTCATCAACCAGTACGGGCTCAACGATTTCATCGCCCGCGCCCGCTACCTGGCCGAGCAATATGGGGACCGTTTCACCCCTCCGGCGCTATTGCTGGAGAAGGCCGCACAAGGTGCAATGTTCTGA